The genomic region CCAAGTTCCGATTATTAATGCCAATGAGGCTAAAGGGTTTAATTGTTCTATTGTTAATCTTAACTGCGTCATCAAACTCGATCTCATCATGGGTTTCTAAGATTACCTCTAGTCCGATTTTCTTTGCATATTCTGCCAATGTCTCTAGTCCACCTTCGGACATGTTGTTATCAAAGACGGTTTTTATTAACAATATGCAATCGGCACCGGCTTTTTTTGCAGCCTTGATTTGAATGTCGCTAACCACGATATCTTTCATCAGAATGGGTACGGTAACATACTTTCTTGCTTTCAGAATATTACCAATTGATCCATTAAACAAATATGGTTGAGCTAGAATCGATATGCCGATGGCGCCAGCATTTTCCATCGTCATAGCGATTTCCTCGACATTCATTTCTTTACTGTCTACTAATTTTCCTCTTGATGGAGATGCGAACTTTATCTCGGTTAAGAGCGGATTCTGTTTACAATGAAGAATGCTGTTTCTCATGCTTAAATATGAATGATTGCTGTAATCATGGTCTCCACTAGTTTCATACATCCCGTCATCAATAGCTTTAAAAGAATTCCTTACGAGTGTTGTTAGCATAGATTTCGTCGCTGGAAATCTTAGATTATATTCTATCATATTGGTTGAACAGGTTAATATTATAGATTTAACTTGACAACCGTCTAGCTGTAAAAGTTGATATATCTATCTTTGATTCTCGTCTCTTTTTGATTTTTCATTACATTAATCAAAATATCGATGCAAGTATTTTCGGTAATTTCACCAAAGGCTACTTGAGTAGAGAGGTTTTTCAGATCAAGGTGACTATCGATAAAAGCACTCATACTCGATAATGTTTCAGATTTTTCTATCATTTTTCTTAAT from Candidatus Nitrosocosmicus arcticus harbors:
- a CDS encoding indole-3-glycerol-phosphate synthase, with product MIEYNLRFPATKSMLTTLVRNSFKAIDDGMYETSGDHDYSNHSYLSMRNSILHCKQNPLLTEIKFASPSRGKLVDSKEMNVEEIAMTMENAGAIGISILAQPYLFNGSIGNILKARKYVTVPILMKDIVVSDIQIKAAKKAGADCILLIKTVFDNNMSEGGLETLAEYAKKIGLEVILETHDEIEFDDAVKINNRTIKPFSLIGINNRNLGTLEVNLDTTVRILSENSKGNNTVISESGIRGPSDIIKLKSAGADAFLIGTTLMENSKEMAHKIKELIEN